From the genome of Egicoccus sp. AB-alg6-2, one region includes:
- a CDS encoding cytochrome P450, translating to MRRARTDLPSPVGHPVHGHLGRWGTEPIALLEEGAALGPVFELRLPRRPALVGSSPAWNRFVLRDGDTFVARRSMAALVPHLRGGIITTDAPAHRPRRVVLEPRYRDVDGLRARVRASLDSVAPPDEFDALQWAMRAVPVMLNAALFSGRFPPSLLATYLHPLEQGMPHALLPRPRARRAVRRELARQLQRRRKEPGTDDLAAAMAGVPGAVEELRVGLAAGFDTSAHTLAWALWYLASYPEWQPQSRRRAAVDEVLRLHPPGFIGSRRVARNTTFEDVPLRAGTLVFYSPLLTHRRPELWTHPDRFDPTRFETGIRAWTYIPFGAGQRTCLGTHLARLMLDEAIDLVLQRPLHAGHGDPSPVAAVTIAPRGPLPVIRGRVAATTDVGATTGPAESRRP from the coding sequence ATGAGGCGAGCGCGCACCGACCTGCCCTCGCCCGTGGGCCATCCCGTCCACGGCCACCTCGGTCGGTGGGGCACCGAGCCGATCGCCCTGCTCGAGGAAGGCGCGGCACTCGGCCCCGTGTTCGAACTCCGCCTGCCGCGCCGCCCGGCGCTGGTCGGCTCGTCGCCGGCCTGGAACCGTTTCGTGCTGCGCGACGGCGACACGTTCGTCGCCCGGCGCAGCATGGCGGCACTCGTTCCCCACCTGCGCGGCGGGATCATCACCACCGACGCGCCGGCGCACCGACCGCGACGCGTCGTGCTCGAACCGCGGTACCGCGACGTCGACGGCCTGCGGGCGCGGGTGCGCGCGAGCCTGGACTCGGTGGCCCCACCGGATGAGTTCGATGCCCTCCAGTGGGCGATGCGGGCCGTGCCCGTGATGCTCAACGCGGCGCTGTTCTCGGGACGATTCCCTCCGTCGCTGCTGGCCACCTATCTCCATCCGCTGGAGCAGGGCATGCCACACGCCCTGCTCCCCCGGCCACGCGCACGTCGTGCGGTCCGCCGTGAACTCGCGCGGCAACTCCAGCGGCGTCGGAAGGAACCCGGGACCGACGACCTCGCCGCGGCGATGGCCGGCGTCCCCGGTGCCGTCGAGGAACTGCGCGTCGGCCTGGCAGCGGGCTTCGACACCAGCGCGCACACCCTGGCCTGGGCCTTGTGGTATCTGGCGTCGTATCCCGAGTGGCAGCCGCAGAGCCGCCGGCGTGCCGCGGTCGACGAGGTGCTGCGTCTGCACCCCCCGGGCTTCATCGGCTCTCGGCGCGTGGCGCGGAACACCACGTTCGAGGACGTCCCGCTGCGGGCCGGAACGCTGGTCTTCTACAGCCCGTTGCTGACCCACCGGCGTCCGGAGCTGTGGACACACCCGGACCGCTTCGACCCGACACGGTTCGAGACCGGAATTCGTGCCTGGACCTACATCCCCTTCGGTGCCGGGCAACGAACCTGCCTCGGTACCCATCTCGCCCGCCTCATGCTCGACGAGGCGATCGACCTGGTCCTGCAACGCCCCCTGCACGCCGGTCACGGGGACCCGAGCCCCGTCGCCGCGGTCACCATCGCGCCGCGCGGTCCCCTTCCCGTGATCCGCGGGCGTGTGGCAGCTACCACCGACGTCGGCGCCACGACCGGCCCCGCAGAAAGCAGACGACCGTGA
- a CDS encoding phytoene desaturase family protein, translating to MTRALVLGAGIGGLSAAARLAHAGYQVQVHERLPRPGGRSNLIERDGFRIDTGPSILLMRDIVEGTFADVGADPAEYVSIRRLDPAYKVFFADGSRMEAKVDRAELRAELDAIEPGAGARFDDFAEIGGRLYRGAREHFVERNFRTLREMFGISNLPQFVSLRVYEPMHKLVGRHFSDERLRQLFTFNAMYIGMNPFTAPAIYALLPYNDTVEGVHFADGGMYGLVEGLVRLCQDLGVEIVCDHPATGVIERNGRAAGLRFADGDLEADLTLVNADWPWAQRRLLDREPRHPLPGRKLRYGPSAMNFYLGVRGDLSGLRAHNVVFGGDYAGNFADVFAGRVHERPSYYVHVPTLVDPSLAPDGHHIAYVLVPHSNSDAPIDWASERDRVRDYVLTDLADKGFDLRDRIVLEEVIDPPRWAEEFSLERGATFGLSHGVSQVGYLRPHNKDPHLDDLYYVGSSTHPGAGVPMVMLSARLVTERIADEHPPVRLGQVVHG from the coding sequence GTGACCCGTGCACTCGTCCTCGGCGCCGGCATCGGTGGCCTCTCCGCGGCGGCGAGGCTCGCCCACGCCGGCTACCAGGTCCAGGTCCACGAACGGCTGCCGCGTCCCGGCGGCCGCAGCAACCTCATCGAGCGCGACGGCTTCCGGATCGACACGGGCCCGAGCATCCTGCTGATGCGCGACATCGTGGAGGGCACCTTCGCCGACGTCGGCGCCGACCCGGCCGAGTACGTCTCGATCCGGCGCCTCGATCCCGCCTACAAGGTCTTCTTCGCCGACGGCTCCCGGATGGAGGCCAAGGTCGACCGGGCCGAACTCCGTGCCGAACTCGACGCGATCGAACCCGGGGCCGGCGCCCGCTTCGACGACTTCGCCGAGATCGGTGGCCGCCTCTACCGCGGCGCCCGCGAACACTTCGTCGAGCGCAACTTTCGCACGCTCCGGGAGATGTTCGGCATCTCCAACCTGCCCCAGTTCGTCTCGCTGCGGGTCTACGAGCCGATGCACAAGCTGGTCGGCCGACACTTCAGCGACGAACGCCTGCGGCAGCTGTTCACGTTCAACGCCATGTACATCGGCATGAACCCGTTCACCGCACCGGCCATCTACGCGCTCCTGCCCTACAACGACACCGTCGAGGGGGTCCACTTCGCCGACGGCGGCATGTACGGACTCGTCGAGGGCCTCGTGCGACTGTGCCAGGACCTCGGCGTCGAGATCGTCTGCGACCATCCGGCCACCGGCGTGATCGAGCGGAACGGTCGCGCAGCCGGACTGCGATTCGCCGACGGCGACCTCGAAGCCGACCTGACCCTCGTCAACGCCGACTGGCCGTGGGCGCAGCGGCGCCTGCTGGACCGCGAGCCGCGTCATCCGCTGCCGGGCCGGAAGCTGCGCTACGGACCCTCGGCGATGAACTTCTACCTCGGTGTCCGTGGGGACCTCTCGGGCCTGCGGGCCCACAACGTGGTCTTCGGTGGCGACTACGCCGGCAACTTCGCCGACGTGTTCGCCGGTCGGGTGCACGAGCGGCCGTCGTACTACGTGCACGTGCCGACGCTGGTCGATCCCTCGCTCGCGCCCGACGGCCACCACATCGCCTACGTGCTCGTCCCCCACAGCAACTCGGACGCCCCCATCGACTGGGCCAGCGAGCGCGACCGCGTCCGCGACTACGTGCTGACCGACCTCGCCGACAAGGGGTTCGACCTGCGCGACCGGATCGTGCTCGAAGAGGTCATCGACCCGCCGCGGTGGGCCGAGGAGTTCTCGCTCGAGCGCGGCGCGACCTTCGGTCTCTCGCACGGCGTGTCGCAGGTCGGCTACCTGCGTCCGCACAACAAGGATCCCCACCTCGACGACCTGTACTACGTCGGCTCCTCGACCCATCCCGGGGCGGGCGTACCGATGGTGATGCTCTCGGCCCGCCTGGTCACCGAACGGATCGCCGACGAACACCCGCCCGTACGACTCGGGCAGGTCGTGCATGGCTGA
- a CDS encoding glycosyltransferase family 2 protein — protein sequence MGPLRWLRRTVVGFLLARIAVNVVNLTTFPRLRPSSRDDLAQVSILVPARDEAATLPLTLQGLAAQGAGEVLVLDDHSEDGTAEISAAVDGVDVLTGAPLPDGWLGKAWALEQLAEKARGTWYVFTDADVHWEPGAVAGFLDALDDQQARVGSIFPTQDTRTWGERLTVPVIDEVLLSGLPYPILHADVSPLAVSLNGQAIAVHRDVYAAIGGWAAVRGRIVEDVAFGRLARREGHEVALVLGDGVVHTRMYRGYREALAGFGKNLLTAHGRSRALLLADVAWHAAAYTLPAVLAPRVRSWRLPLVLGIVQRIVVGATTRRHPAEALLAPLLPLAGFPVALRALRRRQHWKGRSFEVAR from the coding sequence ATGGGCCCGCTGAGGTGGCTGCGTCGCACGGTCGTCGGGTTCCTGCTCGCCCGGATCGCCGTCAACGTGGTCAACCTCACGACGTTCCCACGGCTGCGCCCGTCGTCACGCGACGACCTCGCGCAGGTGTCGATCCTGGTTCCCGCACGCGACGAGGCCGCGACCCTCCCGCTGACGCTGCAGGGCCTGGCCGCCCAGGGCGCCGGTGAGGTCCTTGTGCTCGACGACCATTCCGAGGACGGCACGGCCGAGATCTCCGCGGCCGTCGACGGCGTCGACGTGCTGACCGGCGCTCCGCTGCCCGACGGCTGGCTGGGCAAGGCCTGGGCGCTGGAGCAACTGGCGGAGAAGGCGCGCGGGACGTGGTACGTGTTCACCGACGCCGACGTCCACTGGGAGCCGGGGGCCGTCGCCGGCTTCCTCGACGCCCTGGACGACCAGCAGGCGCGCGTCGGTTCGATCTTCCCGACGCAGGACACGCGCACGTGGGGCGAGCGGCTGACCGTGCCGGTCATCGACGAGGTGCTGCTGTCCGGGCTGCCGTACCCGATCCTGCACGCCGACGTGTCGCCGCTGGCGGTCTCGCTCAACGGGCAGGCCATCGCCGTCCACCGTGACGTCTACGCCGCCATCGGAGGGTGGGCGGCCGTCCGCGGACGCATCGTCGAGGACGTCGCCTTCGGGCGGCTCGCCCGGCGCGAAGGACACGAGGTCGCCCTCGTGCTCGGCGACGGCGTGGTGCACACCCGCATGTACCGCGGCTACCGCGAGGCACTGGCCGGGTTCGGGAAGAACCTCCTGACCGCCCACGGGCGCAGCCGTGCGCTGCTCCTCGCCGACGTGGCCTGGCACGCGGCCGCCTACACCCTGCCCGCCGTCCTGGCCCCACGCGTCCGCTCCTGGCGCCTGCCGCTCGTCCTCGGCATCGTCCAGCGAATCGTCGTCGGCGCCACGACCCGCCGCCATCCGGCCGAGGCGCTGCTCGCCCCGCTGTTGCCGCTGGCCGGCTTCCCCGTCGCCCTCCGCGCGCTCCGCCGGCGTCAGCACTGGAAGGGTCGCAGCTTCGAGGTGGCACGATGA
- the fni gene encoding type 2 isopentenyl-diphosphate Delta-isomerase, translating to MADPLVVRKRRHLDVCLEEPVGFQTRTTGLEDVEVPYSALPGLHRDEVELGTDLLGRRLRAPFLIGAMTGGEERGGPINRALAEAAQRCGVGFMLGSQRVMLEHPRTRASFQVRDLAPDVLLVGNLGLAQFVAGYTPRDAERAVAAVDADALAVHCNPLQEAVQGGDVDFRHGRERLAELAAALSVPVVVKEVGHGIGRRTARQLRDIPLGAVDVAGAGGTSWARVEQFVRHGRVTQPDLAELGVPTARALVEVAAELPTVPRIASGGIRSGTDAARALLLGASAVAVARPLLRPALEGADAVAAWIDAFLDELRTVLFVAGVRDVGSLRAMGRVADPAIPTISG from the coding sequence ATGGCTGATCCCCTCGTCGTCCGCAAGCGTCGCCACCTCGACGTGTGCCTCGAGGAACCGGTCGGGTTTCAGACCCGCACCACCGGGCTCGAGGACGTCGAGGTGCCCTACTCCGCGTTGCCAGGGCTGCACCGCGACGAGGTGGAGCTGGGTACCGACCTGCTCGGACGACGGCTGCGTGCGCCGTTCCTGATCGGGGCGATGACCGGCGGCGAGGAACGTGGTGGCCCGATCAACCGGGCACTCGCCGAGGCGGCCCAGCGCTGCGGCGTCGGCTTCATGCTGGGCTCCCAGCGGGTCATGCTCGAGCACCCGCGGACCCGCGCGAGCTTCCAGGTCCGCGACCTGGCCCCCGACGTCCTGCTCGTCGGCAACCTCGGGCTGGCCCAGTTCGTGGCCGGCTACACGCCGCGCGACGCGGAACGGGCGGTCGCCGCCGTCGACGCCGACGCCCTCGCCGTGCACTGCAACCCGCTGCAGGAAGCGGTCCAGGGCGGCGACGTCGACTTCCGACACGGCCGGGAACGCCTGGCCGAACTGGCCGCGGCACTGTCCGTACCCGTGGTCGTGAAGGAGGTCGGGCACGGCATCGGCCGCCGGACCGCCCGGCAGCTTCGGGACATCCCACTGGGCGCTGTCGATGTCGCGGGAGCCGGCGGGACCTCGTGGGCACGGGTCGAGCAGTTCGTCCGGCACGGCCGCGTGACCCAGCCGGATCTGGCAGAACTGGGCGTCCCCACCGCACGGGCGCTCGTCGAGGTGGCCGCGGAGCTGCCGACGGTCCCCAGGATCGCTTCGGGGGGCATCCGCAGCGGGACCGATGCCGCGCGCGCCCTGCTGCTCGGCGCCTCCGCCGTCGCCGTCGCACGGCCGCTGCTGCGCCCGGCGTTGGAGGGCGCCGACGCCGTCGCGGCGTGGATCGACGCATTCCTCGACGAGTTGCGCACCGTGCTGTTCGTGGCCGGCGTCCGCGACGTCGGGTCGCTGCGCGCGATGGGACGGGTCGCGGACCCGGCCATTCCGACGATCAGCGGCTGA